CATTTATGTAGCGATTTATAACTTTAGTACAGGAGCGTTGCAAGGAACATACTTTGCTTTGTTAACGCCAAATCCATTCTTAATCCAGATTGGTGGACTTTTACTAGGGATTGGAATTATCATCGGTGCATTCGGTTCATTAATTTCAATGCGTCGTTTCTTGAAAGTTTAAAAATAAAAAATTAGATAACATAATTATAAGGGAAACCGGGGGAAACAATTCGTGAATAAAAAAATGTTAACTTTAGTAGTAGTTGGTACAGTTGGTTTAAGTTCATTAGCTTTACCATTTAGCGCAGCAGCAGCGGTAGACGATGATATTAATCGTACATCACAAAAAATCAGTGAAATTTCGGGTAAAAAAGATGCAGCACAAACTGAAATTGGAACTATTACTGATACTATTGCTAAAAATGAAGAAAATTCAGTTAAATTAGTTGCAGAAATGAAAGAAACTCAAGCAACTTTGAAAACTTTAACAACTGAAGTAACTGCGTTAAATGAAAAAATTGCGCAACGTGAAGATAAGTTAAAAGAACAAGCTCGCACTATTCAAGTGAATGGTGATACACAAAATTATATAGACTTTGTCTTATCAGCAAAATCATTCGGTGATGTTGTAGGTCGTGTTGATGTTGTTAGCCAAATGGTTTCTGCAAATCAAGATTTAGTGAAAGAGCAAAAGTCAGATAAAGAAGAAGTTGCTTCTAAACAAAAAGAAACAGAAACTAAATCACAAGAACAAGCTCTTTTAGCTGCAAAGTTAGAAGCGACTAAAGCTGATTTAGAACAACAAAAACTTGAAAAAGAAGCAATTGTTGCAACTTTAGCTTCAGAACAATCTGGAGCTGAAAGTGAAAAAGCTTCTTTCCTAGCTAAAAAAGAAGATGCTGAAAAAGCAGCTAAAGCAATTGCAACCGCAAATGCTGCACCAGTTGTAGCTGTTCAAACAAGTACAACTGCACCTGCAGCTACACCAGTTGCGGAAAATAATGCACCAGCTGCTCCACCTGTTAATAACTCTGGTGGCGTATTAGGGGCTGCTTATAGTGTAATTGGAACACCTTATTTATATGGTGGAACAACAACTGCTGGATTTGATTGTTCTGGTTTTACACAATTTGCCTTTGCAGCAATTGGGGTTAGTTTACCTCGTGTTGCTAGTGCGCAATACTCAGCAACGACTCGTATTTCACAAGCAGAAGCACAGCCAGGAGATTTAGTTTTCTTTAACCAAACTGGTTCAATTGATCATGTTGGAATTTACTTGGGTGGTGGACAGTTTATCGGTTCACAATCTTCATCTGGCGTAGCAGTAGCTTCAATTTCTCCATACTACTGGGCTCAATACCTAGTTGGTTTTGGACGTGTCAACTAATTTAGTTTAATATTTAATTATTACCCCGGATAAAATAGCCTTCAGTCAATCTCATTTTGCGAGATTGACTGAAGGCTATTTTTGAATTCAAAATAATTTATTTTCATTGTTGAAAGTTATTTGGTAAATTGCTTTTAGATTGAGACTAGTAAGTGAGGATTATTTTGTTATAATAAGATAGATAAGTGTTAGAAAGTAGCATTTATTAGAATCAGGTTCAAAATAGATTTTACTAGTTAAAACGTGTGAAATTTTGTTAAAATAAATAATAGAGATAGAAAGGGTGAATTATTTGGATTCAGTTGCAGGTATTATTTTTAAGGCAATCATTTTATTTTTTGCTCAACCTCTTTTTTGGTTAGGCGCTTTAGTAGCTTTGCTAAGTAGCATACTACGAATAAAGAGAGAACGAAAGATTTATCGAGTTGCAATTCATAAAGGTTTTAATGAAGTTCGTAATTATTTAATCAGTGGTCTGTTACCTGGACTTATCATATCAGCGATAGTTATTTTATTAGGAATTACAATTAACATAGAGTGGTTATGGGTTTATCCAATAGTTGTTGCCTTTTGTTTTATTTTACTAGGGTATCGCTTTATTCATCCTATGTTTACTATTCCGATTACTATAGGTATATTATTTATAACATCGTATCTAATTAAAGCTGATTCAGGATTTTCAGTTGGTAAGTTAGATTTTAATATGGACTTTATAAATACAGGATTAGTTCAAAACAGTCTAATTCTTACTATATTGTTGATACTTGCTACCTATTTTTTATTTAAGCAAGCGTTGAAATATTTATCACCAAATTTTCGAAAAACAAGTCGAGGTAAATGGATTGCTAGTTACTTAGTTAAGCCATTAACATTTTTGCCATTGTTTTTACTAGTACCAGGTCAACAATTTACTGAGTTGTTTAGTTGGTGGCCAGTTTTTTCAATAGGCAACGAAACGTATACTTTAGTAGCTATTCCAGTTTTAATTGGTTTAAGAATTAAAATTGAAACACAGCCTTTAAAAGTAGCGATTAAAGGA
This Carnobacterium maltaromaticum DSM 20342 DNA region includes the following protein-coding sequences:
- a CDS encoding C40 family peptidase, coding for MNKKMLTLVVVGTVGLSSLALPFSAAAAVDDDINRTSQKISEISGKKDAAQTEIGTITDTIAKNEENSVKLVAEMKETQATLKTLTTEVTALNEKIAQREDKLKEQARTIQVNGDTQNYIDFVLSAKSFGDVVGRVDVVSQMVSANQDLVKEQKSDKEEVASKQKETETKSQEQALLAAKLEATKADLEQQKLEKEAIVATLASEQSGAESEKASFLAKKEDAEKAAKAIATANAAPVVAVQTSTTAPAATPVAENNAPAAPPVNNSGGVLGAAYSVIGTPYLYGGTTTAGFDCSGFTQFAFAAIGVSLPRVASAQYSATTRISQAEAQPGDLVFFNQTGSIDHVGIYLGGGQFIGSQSSSGVAVASISPYYWAQYLVGFGRVN
- a CDS encoding topological determinant of cell division; the protein is MNYLDSVAGIIFKAIILFFAQPLFWLGALVALLSSILRIKRERKIYRVAIHKGFNEVRNYLISGLLPGLIISAIVILLGITINIEWLWVYPIVVAFCFILLGYRFIHPMFTIPITIGILFITSYLIKADSGFSVGKLDFNMDFINTGLVQNSLILTILLILATYFLFKQALKYLSPNFRKTSRGKWIASYLVKPLTFLPLFLLVPGQQFTELFSWWPVFSIGNETYTLVAIPVLIGLRIKIETQPLKVAIKGIQKDIVLVSIVGIVGTVLSYYVYYAAEVTLLLIFIGGVATLIRHNIREKKWQFLYGPVGDGIKIVGIRPDTPATKMQLEIGETIVVCNNQAVKNDDEFYQALLINSAYCHLKIRGLDGEYRLTETAIFADSPHELGIVTIPDKIN